From the Quercus lobata isolate SW786 chromosome 6, ValleyOak3.0 Primary Assembly, whole genome shotgun sequence genome, one window contains:
- the LOC115950618 gene encoding phylloplanin-like → MALKLVLFVTIMVAALALPIAKGTNVVVEVQPSFVPCSLGANVTATPPFPNAQVQLRCGARNVVASATTNASGVFSFSLDSTQLFLSPTVLLNLCNLVVTTPLSTCNSTLPPVGVLESRIQFIRSSVLGLRIVLTFGPVGFRYSSST, encoded by the exons ATGGCCTTGAAGTTAGTTCTCTTTGTTACCATAATGGTTGCTGCATTGGCACTTCCAATAGCTAAAGGCACTAATGTTGTGGTTGAGGTCCAGCCGTCTTTTGTGCCTTGCAGTTTAGGTGCGAATGTTACTGCCACCCCGCCTTTCCCAA ATGCTCAAGTACAACTGCGGTGTGGAGCTAGAAATGTGGTTGCTAGTGCAACAACCAATGCCAGTGGagtattttcattttccttggATTCTACTCAACTTTTTCTCTCACCAACAGTACTCTTGAATCTTTGCAATCTAGTGGTTACAACACCCCTCTCCACTTGCAACTCCACGCTTCCTCCTGTGGGAGTCTTGGAATCGCGCATACAGTTCATTAGAAGCAGTGTTTTGGGGCTCCGTATTGTTCTCACGTTTGGGCCAGTTGGGTTCCGTTACAGTTCCTCAACTTGA